From Oncorhynchus tshawytscha isolate Ot180627B linkage group LG27, Otsh_v2.0, whole genome shotgun sequence, a single genomic window includes:
- the LOC112226103 gene encoding GATOR complex protein NPRL3-like isoform X1: MYIHSSSFDLQGERKSMYKQSENSFFKRGEKTSPISVILVTSGSRGNKLLFRYPFQRVADCTSSLTTKQRSPYALNTTGDVLEDPDGDSREQTPLTDQQLVAGFSDIILATILATKSDMCGKKFELKIDNVRFVGHPTLLQHPHTIQVSKTDPSPKREMPTMILFSVVFALRANADPSVISCMHNLSRRIAIALQHEERRCQYLTREAKLMLAVQDEVTNMTETDGSPQSPFRQILPKCKLARDLKEAYDSLCTTGVVRLHINNWLEVSFCLPHKIHRVGGNHVPPEALERSLKAIRPYHALLLLDSEKALLAQLPLDCSPALVRLIKTCSAVKNLQQLAQDADLNLLQIFQIAAHLVYWGKAIIVYPLCENNVYMLSPHANISLYSPLAEAFGQQFPGHDLPSMLAKFSLPLSLSEFRNPLDASVQEAQLIQMVVWMLQRRLLIQLHTYVCLLVPPSEEEPGLLRDEELPLVARVGGRSLSTPSALSFGSPTSSDDMTLTSPSMDNSSAELLPGGDSPLNRRMTETLLASLTEHERQVILNIPAAQSPEDLRMFARLLHYFRGHHHLEEIMYNENMRRSQLKTLFDKFRSVLVVTNHEDPVISLFQSPLE, translated from the exons ATGTACATTCATTCATCATCATTTGATTTACAAGGCGAGCGAAAATCTATGTATAAACAGTCTGAAAATAGCTTCTTCAAACGTGGTGAAAAGACAAGCCCTATCAGTGTAATTTTGGTTACTTCGGGTAGCCGAGGGAACAAATTGCTCTTTAGGTACCCATTTCAACGGGTTGCAGATTGCACATCATCACTCACGA CAAAACAGCGAAGTCCATATGCATTGAACACTACAGGAGATGTTCTTGAAGACCCAGATGGAGATTCAAG AGAACAAACTCCATTAACTGATCAACAGTTGGTAGCAGG GTTCTCTGACATCATCCTCGCCACTATCTTGGCCACCAAGTCTGATATGTGTGGGAAGAAGTTTGAGCTGAAGATAGACAATGTGCGTTTCGTTGGGCACCCCACCCTCCTCCAGCATCCTCACACCATTCAG GTGTCCAAGACAGACCCCTCACCTAAGAGGGAGATGCCCACCATGAtcctgtttagtgttgtgtttgcTCTGAGG GCCAACGCCGACCCGTCCGTCATCAGCTGCATGCACAACCTGTCCCGGCGTATCGCCATCGCCCTGCAGCACGAGGAGCGCCGCTGCCAGTACCTCACCAGAGAGGCCAAGCTGATGCTGGCCGTGCAGGACGAGGTCACCAACATGACCGAGA CTGATGGCAGCCCTCAGTCACCGTTCAGACAAATCCTTCCTAAATGCAAGCTTGCCAGGGACTTGAAAGAGGCATATGATAG CCTGTGTACAACAGGGGTGGTGAGGCTCCATATCAACAACTGGCTGGAGGTGAGCTTCTGTTTACCTCACAAGATCCACCGGGTAGGGGGCAACCACGTACCCCCAGAGGCTCTGGAGCGTAGCCTCAAGGCCataag GCCGTATCATGCTCTGCTGTTGCTGGACAGCGAGAAGGCTCTGCTTGCCCAGCTGCCTTTGGATTGCTCTCCTGCTCTGGTGCGCCTCATTAAGACCTGCTCTGCAGTCAAGAACCTGCAGCAGCTGGCACAGGATGCAGACCTGAACCTGCTACAG ATCTTCCAGATTGCGGCTCACCTGGTGTACTGGGGAAAAGCCATCATAGTGTACCCTCTGTGTGAGAACAATGTCTACATGCTGTCCCCACACGCCAACATCAGCCT GTACTCTCCATTGGCTGAGGCGTTTGGCCAGCAGTTCCCAGGTCATGACCTGCCTTCCATGCTGGCCAAGTTCTCCCTGCCCCTCTCACTGTCTGAGTTTAGGAACCCACTGGATGCGTCTGTGCAGGAG GCCCAGCTGATCCAGATGGTGGTGTGGATGCTCCAGCGGCGCCTGCTGATCCAGCTCCATACCTATGTGTGTCTGCTGGTCCCCCCCAGTGAGGAGGAGCCAGGTCTGCTGCGGGACGAGGAGCTCCCCCTGGTGGCCCGGGTGGGGGGACGCAGCCTCAGCACGCCCAGCGCACTCAGCTTCGGATCTCCAA ccagcaGTGATGACATGACCCTGACCAGTCCCAGTATGGATAACTCCAGTGCAGAACTGCTTCCTGGTGGAGACTCTCCACTAAACAGGAGGATGACCGAGACGTTACTGGCCAGCCTGACAGAGCACGAGCGCCAGGTCATCCTCAATATCCCAGCTGCACAAAGTCCTGAAGACCTGCGCATGTTTGCCAG GCTGCTGCACTACTTCCGAGGGCACCATCACCTGGAGGAGATCATGTATAATGAAAACATGAGGCGATCTCAGCTGAAGACCCTCTTTGACAAATTCAGAAGTGTTCTGGTGGTCACCAACCATGAGGACCCTGTCATCTCCCTCTTCCAGTCTCCTCTGGAGTAG
- the LOC112226103 gene encoding GATOR complex protein NPRL3-like isoform X2 — MYIHSSSFDLQGERKSMYKQSENSFFKRGEKTSPISVILVTSGSRGNKLLFRYPFQRVADCTSSLTTKQRSPYALNTTGDVLEDPDGDSRFSDIILATILATKSDMCGKKFELKIDNVRFVGHPTLLQHPHTIQVSKTDPSPKREMPTMILFSVVFALRANADPSVISCMHNLSRRIAIALQHEERRCQYLTREAKLMLAVQDEVTNMTETDGSPQSPFRQILPKCKLARDLKEAYDSLCTTGVVRLHINNWLEVSFCLPHKIHRVGGNHVPPEALERSLKAIRPYHALLLLDSEKALLAQLPLDCSPALVRLIKTCSAVKNLQQLAQDADLNLLQIFQIAAHLVYWGKAIIVYPLCENNVYMLSPHANISLYSPLAEAFGQQFPGHDLPSMLAKFSLPLSLSEFRNPLDASVQEAQLIQMVVWMLQRRLLIQLHTYVCLLVPPSEEEPGLLRDEELPLVARVGGRSLSTPSALSFGSPTSSDDMTLTSPSMDNSSAELLPGGDSPLNRRMTETLLASLTEHERQVILNIPAAQSPEDLRMFARLLHYFRGHHHLEEIMYNENMRRSQLKTLFDKFRSVLVVTNHEDPVISLFQSPLE; from the exons ATGTACATTCATTCATCATCATTTGATTTACAAGGCGAGCGAAAATCTATGTATAAACAGTCTGAAAATAGCTTCTTCAAACGTGGTGAAAAGACAAGCCCTATCAGTGTAATTTTGGTTACTTCGGGTAGCCGAGGGAACAAATTGCTCTTTAGGTACCCATTTCAACGGGTTGCAGATTGCACATCATCACTCACGA CAAAACAGCGAAGTCCATATGCATTGAACACTACAGGAGATGTTCTTGAAGACCCAGATGGAGATTCAAG GTTCTCTGACATCATCCTCGCCACTATCTTGGCCACCAAGTCTGATATGTGTGGGAAGAAGTTTGAGCTGAAGATAGACAATGTGCGTTTCGTTGGGCACCCCACCCTCCTCCAGCATCCTCACACCATTCAG GTGTCCAAGACAGACCCCTCACCTAAGAGGGAGATGCCCACCATGAtcctgtttagtgttgtgtttgcTCTGAGG GCCAACGCCGACCCGTCCGTCATCAGCTGCATGCACAACCTGTCCCGGCGTATCGCCATCGCCCTGCAGCACGAGGAGCGCCGCTGCCAGTACCTCACCAGAGAGGCCAAGCTGATGCTGGCCGTGCAGGACGAGGTCACCAACATGACCGAGA CTGATGGCAGCCCTCAGTCACCGTTCAGACAAATCCTTCCTAAATGCAAGCTTGCCAGGGACTTGAAAGAGGCATATGATAG CCTGTGTACAACAGGGGTGGTGAGGCTCCATATCAACAACTGGCTGGAGGTGAGCTTCTGTTTACCTCACAAGATCCACCGGGTAGGGGGCAACCACGTACCCCCAGAGGCTCTGGAGCGTAGCCTCAAGGCCataag GCCGTATCATGCTCTGCTGTTGCTGGACAGCGAGAAGGCTCTGCTTGCCCAGCTGCCTTTGGATTGCTCTCCTGCTCTGGTGCGCCTCATTAAGACCTGCTCTGCAGTCAAGAACCTGCAGCAGCTGGCACAGGATGCAGACCTGAACCTGCTACAG ATCTTCCAGATTGCGGCTCACCTGGTGTACTGGGGAAAAGCCATCATAGTGTACCCTCTGTGTGAGAACAATGTCTACATGCTGTCCCCACACGCCAACATCAGCCT GTACTCTCCATTGGCTGAGGCGTTTGGCCAGCAGTTCCCAGGTCATGACCTGCCTTCCATGCTGGCCAAGTTCTCCCTGCCCCTCTCACTGTCTGAGTTTAGGAACCCACTGGATGCGTCTGTGCAGGAG GCCCAGCTGATCCAGATGGTGGTGTGGATGCTCCAGCGGCGCCTGCTGATCCAGCTCCATACCTATGTGTGTCTGCTGGTCCCCCCCAGTGAGGAGGAGCCAGGTCTGCTGCGGGACGAGGAGCTCCCCCTGGTGGCCCGGGTGGGGGGACGCAGCCTCAGCACGCCCAGCGCACTCAGCTTCGGATCTCCAA ccagcaGTGATGACATGACCCTGACCAGTCCCAGTATGGATAACTCCAGTGCAGAACTGCTTCCTGGTGGAGACTCTCCACTAAACAGGAGGATGACCGAGACGTTACTGGCCAGCCTGACAGAGCACGAGCGCCAGGTCATCCTCAATATCCCAGCTGCACAAAGTCCTGAAGACCTGCGCATGTTTGCCAG GCTGCTGCACTACTTCCGAGGGCACCATCACCTGGAGGAGATCATGTATAATGAAAACATGAGGCGATCTCAGCTGAAGACCCTCTTTGACAAATTCAGAAGTGTTCTGGTGGTCACCAACCATGAGGACCCTGTCATCTCCCTCTTCCAGTCTCCTCTGGAGTAG